Proteins from one Ipomoea triloba cultivar NCNSP0323 chromosome 1, ASM357664v1 genomic window:
- the LOC116028090 gene encoding transcription factor PIF3-like has protein sequence MPLSEFLKLHKLEFGEPKTASSSPDLSSFFENEVVELVWENGQIVMQGQSSRAKRSPTSNNLSSSQMPVIRDKPKENPSTPRIGGKAFLMDEMPLSVPTNEVDLSQDDEIVPWLNYSLNNNSLQYEYSSGVVPEASGLTANELPAQNNFASMDKTGGSNPMAVNNSSQRTASKLESSRFGMFPSWSYKAHHPSVPSLGSGASDIGISNASNSLDSILRDSVPGQASVDTKMQKQETSIPGRGPPGLLNFSHFWRPVAHTRANTGNIAGSPAIESKENKEKELSANCRNPVNPAPAETCSTSKREIGRHNQPDLQCFKIDHRPATAKTHDASFPLEEPNTSLSEDMKKNNNNWYGQPIDPVVNKGVLGGDKAVEPGAVCSSVCSGSSPERTSNDQSNSLKRKYCDHESGCQSEDIEEESLDARKAAPVRGGTGSKRSRAAEVHNLSERRRRDRINEKMRALQELIPNCNKTDKASMLDEAIEYLKTLQFQVQILSMGAGFCVPPIIYPAGMHATHMPHFPLMGLGMGMGVGMGMGFGMGIQEMNGRSPGCPLFPISPMQRVQLSSPPFSGPSTFPGIAASNFPVFGHPGLGIPISIPKPPTISKSGQPARSSAVGMGASRAGIQVEVPSATLKPEDLVKTKSSQLMNNTDPNRSINQTSSQRKV, from the exons ATGCCTCTCTCTGAGTTTTTGAAGTTGCATAAGCTTGAGTTTGGGGAGCCAAAAACAGCTTCATCTTCGCCCGATTTATCTTCTTT TTTTGAAAATGAAGTGGTTGAGCTTGTATGGGAAAATGGCCAGATTGTTATGCAAGGTCAGTCAAGCAGAGCTAAGAGGAGTCCTACTTCTAACAATCTATCCTCCTCACAAATGCCCGTGATTCGAGACAAGCCTAAAGAAAATCCCTCCACCCCGAGGATCGGAGGAAAGGCGTTTTTAATGGATGAAATGCCGTTATCTGTACCCACCAATGAAGTGGATTTGAGCCAGGATGATGAGATTGTGCCTTGGTTAAATTACTCACTAAATAATAATAGTCTGCAGTATGAATATAGTTCTGGAGTAGTACCTGAAGCATCTGGTCTGACTGCAAACGAACTTCCTGCACAAAATAATTTCGCTTCGATGGATAAGACAGGTGGTTCTAATCCGATGGCAGTGAATAATTCTTCACAGAGAACTGCTTCAAAACTCGAGTCTTCTAGATTTGGGATGTTCCCTTCGTGGTCTTATAAAGCTCACCACCCATCAGTTCCATCCCTGGGATCAGGTGCTTCAGATATCGGAATTAGTAATGCCAGCAACAGCCTAGATTCTATTTTGCGAGATTCAGTTCCTGGCCAAGCTTCAGTGGATACGAAGATGCAAAAGCAAGAAACAAGCATTCCGGGAAGAGGCCCCCCCGGtttattaaatttctctcatttcTGGAGACCAGTTGCACATACCAGAGCTAATACTGGGAACATTGCAGGTTCACCTGCAATAGAATcgaaggaaaataaagagaaagagCTAAGTGCAAATTGCCGTAATCCTGTAAATCCTGCACCTGCTGAAACATGTAGCACCTCAAAAAGGGAAATTGGCCGTCACAATCAGCCTGATTTACAATGTTTTAAGATTGACCACAGACCAGCTACTGCTAAGACTCATGATGCGTCGTTTCCCCTTGAAGAGCCCAATACATCTTTGAGTGAGGATATGAAGAAGAATAACAATAACTGGTATGGTCAACCCATTGATCCAGTTGTGAACAAAGGAGTCTTAGGTGGTGACAAAGCTGTTGAACCTGGGGCCGTTTGTTCTTCTGTATGCTCCGGCAGTAGTCCAGAGAGAACTTCAAACGATCAGTCCAatagtttaaaaagaaaatattgtgATCATGAGTCTGGATGCCAAAGTGAA GATATTGAAGAAGAATCTCTCGATGCGAGAAAAGCAGCTCCTGTTCGAGGAGGTACTGGGTCAAAAAGAAGCCGAGCGGCAGAAGTGCACAACCTATCTGAAAGA CGGCGGAGGGACAGGATCAATGAAAAGATGCGCGCATTACAGGAACTCATACCTAACTGCAATAAG ACGGATAAAGCTTCAATGCTTGATGAAGCTATTGAGTATTTGAAGACACTTCAATTTCAAGTGCAG ATTCTGTCAATGGGAGCAGGTTTTTGTGTACCTCCAATTATATATCCAGCGGGTATGCATGCCACTCACATGCCACATTTTCCTCTTATGGGTCTTGGGATGGGAATGGGAGTGGGAATGGGAATGGGTTTTGGTATGGGTATACAAGAAATGAACGGTAGATCCCCTGGATGTCCTTTATTTCCAATATCCCCTATGCAACGAGTACAACTGTCTTCCCCCCCTTTTTCCGGGCCTAGTACCTTTCCAGGAATAGCTGCATCTAATTTTCCAGTTTTTGGACATCCCGGTCTAGGTATTCCCATATCAATCCCAAAACCACCTACCATTTCTAAATCAGGGCAACCTGCCCGTAGTTCAGCTGTGGGTATGGGTGCCTCAAGGGCGGGAATTCAAGTAGAAGTCCCATCTGCTACACTGAAACCTGAGGATCTCGTAAAGACCAAGAGCTCACAACTGATGAACAATACCGATCCCAATCGATCAATAAATCAAACATCATCTCAG AGGAAAGTGTAG
- the LOC115997063 gene encoding protein FAR1-RELATED SEQUENCE 11, whose protein sequence is MRALVPLCDSVSIQQGVERDTMSGEAGNMMLVYGDPSDQRSFSLDDTSSTEESPEQTRLSLETTNESIPYMGQRFPTHDAAYEFYSEFAKRCGFSIRRHRTEGKEGVGKGLTRRYFVCHRAGKTPVKPANENKPQRNRKSSRCGCQAYMRISKNSDLGLPEWRVTGFVNHHNHELLEPNQVRFLPAYRTISDADKSRILMFAKTGISVQQMMRLLELEKCVEPGYLPFTEKDVRNLLQSFRKVDPEDESIDLLRMCRNIKERDPNFKYDFTLDCNNRLENIAWSYASSIQSYEIFGDAVVFDTTNCLTAFDMPMGIWVGVNNYGMPCFFGCVLLREENVRSFSWALKAFLGFMNGKAPQTVLTDQNMCLKEAIALEMPATKHALCIWLIVAKFPSWFNAVLGERYNEWKAEFYRLYNLESIDDFELGWRDMVNLFGLHNNRHIATLFSLRSLWALPYLRSHFFAGMVTAGHSKSINAFIQRFLSAQTRLAHFVEQVAVAVDFKDQTGEQQTMQQNLQNICLKTGAPMESHAATVLTPFAFSKLQEQLVLAAHYASFQLDDGFLVRHHTKAEGGRKVYWVPREGIIGCSCQLFEFSGILCRHALRVLSTGNCFQIPERYLPFRWRRISLPSSKAPQTNQNDHTERVQSLQSLVSNLVTESAKSKERLDFASEQISILLTQIREQPVYSQEVRELSSIQRNL, encoded by the exons ATGAGAGCGCTCGTTCCCCTCTGCGATTCT GTTTCTATTCAACAAGGTGTTGAAAGGGATACAATGTCTGGAGAGGCTGGGAATATGATGTTGGTTTATGGTGACCCTTCAGACCAGAGGTCTTTCTCTTTGGATGATACAAGCAGCACAGAGGAATCACCAGAGCAAACAAGACTGTCACTAGAGACAACAAATGAATCTATCCCATACATGGGACAGAGATTCCCAACTCATGATGCTGCTTATGAATTCTACAGTGAATTTGCAAAACGCTGTGGCTTTTCAATCAGACGACATAGAACAGAAGGCAAAGAGGGTGTTGGCAAAGGACTCACAAGGCGCTACTTCGTTTGCCACCGTGCTGGAAAAACTCCTGTCAAACCTGCAAATGAGAACAAACCTCAAAGAAATAGGAAATCCTCCCGGTGTGGATGTCAAGCATATATGCGTATAAGTAAGAACTCTGACCTTGGACTTCCAGAATGGCGAGTGACTGGTTTTGTAAACCACCACAATCATGAACTCCTAGAGCCAAACCAAGTACGTTTCCTTCCTGCATACCGCACGATTTCTGATGCAGACAAGAGTCGAATCCTAATGTTTGCCAAAACAGGAATCTCAGTTCAACAAATGATGAGGCTTTTAGAGCTTGAGAAATGTGTAGAGCCTGGATATCTGCCATTCACAGAGAAGGATGTTAGGAATTTGCTTCAATCATTTAGGAAGGTGGATCCTGAGGATGAAAGCATTGACCTACTAAGAATGTGTAGAAACATTAAGGAGAGAGATCcaaatttcaagtatgatttTACGCTTGATTGTAACAATAGATTGGAAAATATAGCCTGGTCATATGCCTCATCTATCCAGTCCTATGAGATTTTTGGTGATGCTGTGGTTTTCGATACAACCAATTGTTTGACTGCTTTTGACATGCCTATGGGGATATGGGTTGGAGTTAACAATTATGGTATGCCATGCTTCTTTGGTTGTGTGCTTCTACGAGAGGAAAATGTGAGATCATTCTCATGGGCCttaaag GCATTCTTGGGGTTCATGAACGGCAAAGCCCCACAAACAGTGTTAACGGACCAGAATATGTGTCTCAAGGAGGCAATTGCACTGGAGATGCCAGCAACTAAGCATGCTCTATGCATATGGCTTATTGTGGCAAAATTTCCTTCATGGTTTAATGCTGTTTTAGGTGAACGATACAATGAGTGGAAAGCTGAATTTTATCGACTCTACAACTTGGAATCAATTGATGACTTTGAGTTGGGTTGGAGAGATATGGTGAATTTGTTTGGTCTGCATAATAATAGACATATTGCTACTCTATTTTCCTTGAGGTCACTGTGGGCACTGCCATACCTAAGAAGCCATTTCTTTGCGGGAATGGTTACAGCTGGCCACTCAAAGTCAATCAATGCTTTTATTCAACGGTTCTTAAGTGCACAAACCCGTCTTGCACATTTTGTGGAGCAG GTGGCTGTTGCTGTGGACTTCAAGGATCAAACTGGTGAACAACAAACTATGCAGCAGAATCTTCAAAACATTTGCCTTAAAACTGGGGCTCCCATGGAATCTCACGCTGCTACAGTTCTCACACCTTTTGCATTTTCCAAGCTCCAGGAGCAGCTTGTTTTGGCTGCACATTATGCATCGTTCCAGTTGGACGATGGTTTTCTTGTCCGCCACCACACTAAAGCCGAGGGAGGCCGAAAGGTTTATTGGGTCCCGAGGGAAGGCATTATAGGTTGCAGCTGTCAGCTGTTTGAGTTCTCAGGGATACTTTGTCGGCATGCCCTTCGAGTGCTGTCAACAGGAAACTGCTTCCAAATTCCTGAAAGATACTTACCATTTCGTTGGCGAAGAATCAGCTTACCATCAAGCAAAGCTCCCCAGACAAATCAGAATGATCATACAGAAAGGGTTCAATCGCTGCAAAGTTTGGTTTCAAATCTTGTTACAGAATCAGCCAAGTCAAAAGAACGCCTCGATTTTGCATCCGAGCAAATTTCCATCCTTTTGACTCAGATTCGAGAACAGCCGGTTTATTCCCAGGAAGTTAGAGAACTGTCATCCATTCAAAGGAACCTTTGA